One window from the genome of Oscillospiraceae bacterium encodes:
- a CDS encoding L-lactate dehydrogenase, with amino-acid sequence MGTSKKKITIVGAGFVGASIAYTIAARNLAHEMVLIDVNKEKAYGEALDISHACPVFGSMKITAGDYENVKDSDVIIITAGVNRKPGETRMDLACKNVSIMKSIVGDIMKHYNGGIFVIVSNPVDVLTTLVQKWTGLPAGKVIGSGTYLDTIRLQQKLYDLFDMNVKNIHAMMIGEHGETQFPYWSHATIAGELLVNLDTIHGHPLTEEEKAQIKEEVKLGGAAIIKNKGATYFGVASAVSDITDAILNGKDRVLPVSINKEEIYGFTNVAVSMPRIVSSEGVELDIPVVLSPEEEELMKKSVENVYNITKEFLD; translated from the coding sequence ATGGGTACTTCCAAGAAAAAAATCACAATTGTAGGAGCAGGTTTTGTAGGTGCTTCTATTGCATATACCATTGCTGCCAGAAACCTTGCGCATGAAATGGTTTTAATTGATGTAAATAAAGAAAAAGCATATGGAGAAGCGCTGGATATTTCTCATGCTTGTCCTGTATTCGGTTCCATGAAAATCACCGCAGGTGACTATGAAAACGTGAAAGACAGCGATGTTATTATTATCACTGCAGGTGTAAACAGAAAACCCGGTGAAACCAGAATGGATTTAGCTTGCAAAAATGTTTCCATTATGAAATCTATTGTTGGTGACATTATGAAACACTATAATGGCGGCATTTTTGTTATCGTTTCCAATCCTGTTGACGTGTTAACCACCTTAGTTCAGAAATGGACCGGTCTGCCCGCAGGTAAAGTTATCGGTTCCGGTACTTACTTAGATACCATCCGTCTGCAGCAGAAGCTGTATGATTTATTTGATATGAACGTGAAAAATATTCACGCAATGATGATCGGTGAACACGGTGAAACCCAGTTCCCTTACTGGAGCCACGCTACCATCGCCGGCGAACTGCTTGTAAATTTAGATACCATTCACGGTCATCCCTTAACTGAAGAAGAAAAAGCTCAGATTAAAGAAGAAGTGAAATTAGGTGGTGCAGCAATCATCAAAAACAAAGGTGCTACCTATTTTGGCGTTGCAAGTGCAGTAAGTGATATTACCGATGCAATCTTAAATGGTAAAGACAGAGTGCTTCCTGTAAGTATCAACAAAGAAGAAATTTACGGTTTCACCAATGTTGCAGTAAGTATGCCCAGAATCGTAAGCAGCGAAGGTGTTGAATTGGATATTCCCGTAGTTCTTTCTCCCGAAGAAGAAGAACTGATGAAGAAATCTGTGGAAAATGTATATAACATTACCAAAGAATTTTTAGACTAA